The genomic window TCTATTAATAGAAAAATTACTGCTTCTGAATTGAAATTTGAAGATATTTATTCTAATAGCTTAGACGCTGTAAGCGATAGAGATTTTGTCGTAGAATTTTTGGGAGCCTCATCATTAATAATGGCTCATTTAAGTAGATTATCTGAAGAAGTTATTTTATGGGCATCTGAAGAATTTGCATTTATCAAATTAACAGATAGATGTGCTACTGGAAGTAGCCTTATGCCTCAAAAAAAGAACCCAGATGTTCCAGAGTTAGTCAGAGGTAAGTCAGGGAGAGTATTTGGACATTTACAAGCAATGCTTACCATGATTAAGGGATTACCTTTGGCTTACAATAAGGATTTCCAAGAAGATAAAGAAGCAATTTTTGATAGTGTTAAAACAATTAGGAATTCATTAATTGCAATATCAATTTTATTTGAAGAAGGTTTGATTTTTAGAAAAGACAGACTTAATAAAGCCGTTTCATCTGATTTTTCAAATGCTACCGATGTTGCTGATTATTTAGTTTCTAAGAACATACCATTTCGGGAAGCTTATCAATTAGTTGGGAGAATCGTTAAGACCTCTTTGGAAGAAGGAATCTTACTAAAAGATATTCCTTTTGAGAAATGGAAAAAATTTCATAAATATTTTGAAGAAGATATATATGAAAAGCTTTTGCCTTCAAGTGTGGTTGAGTCGCGTTTGAGTGTTGGTGGAACTGGATTTGAGAGAGTTCAGGAAGAGCTTCTTCTTTGGCGCGAAAAATTATTTAAGTAAAATAATTGTTTTCAATCTATTTGAGGGCTTTCGGTATTAAA from Prochlorococcus marinus XMU1408 includes these protein-coding regions:
- the argH gene encoding argininosuccinate lyase, whose protein sequence is MENPLSKTWSDRFDKGLNPFIEKFNASIEFDICLLEEDLDGSIAHARMLGIQGIITKEEAIAIENGLQHIRKEACDGLFQPDISDEDIHFAVEKKLIDLIGPIGKKLHTGRSRNDQVGTDLRLWLRKRIDEIDKDLERFQLSLFLLAEENLHTLIPGYTHLQRAQPLSLAHHLLAYVEMAQRDRNRLKDVRKRVNISPLGAAALAGTSISINRKITASELKFEDIYSNSLDAVSDRDFVVEFLGASSLIMAHLSRLSEEVILWASEEFAFIKLTDRCATGSSLMPQKKNPDVPELVRGKSGRVFGHLQAMLTMIKGLPLAYNKDFQEDKEAIFDSVKTIRNSLIAISILFEEGLIFRKDRLNKAVSSDFSNATDVADYLVSKNIPFREAYQLVGRIVKTSLEEGILLKDIPFEKWKKFHKYFEEDIYEKLLPSSVVESRLSVGGTGFERVQEELLLWREKLFK